A single window of Acidobacteriota bacterium DNA harbors:
- a CDS encoding M1 family metallopeptidase, with protein sequence MKQLAFAAAATLALALPATALEAPRKIVDYDIKVSLDPETKLVEGSETLKWTNPSDGPVGELRFHLYWNAFRNDRSTFFKESGGQLRGDKADTGKGWGYTDVTSMKWDGAELIKGARFDSPDDGNPDDRTVLVVPLPRPVAPGETATLAIAWKAKVPKVYARAGFVRDFFFFGQWFPQIGVYEPKGRRRRTEAGWNCHQYHANSEFYADWGDWRVAITLPEKFVVGSAGALVSEKKDGGKKTLTFEQKAVHNFAFTADPRYVVVEDVFDPAKDVPKDELARAAKTLGRSEGDLLAGFHKVSIKLYRQPEHGAFDRRQIEAQKWALAWTGLWCFPYPYAQISIIDTPEDGTGATGMEYETIYTTLAFTWMARWPFNRLYLPEMVTIHEFTHGYWMGLLASNEFEESWMDEGINTFTELVMVDRKYGTYLALPLGIGVTNEESNRTSALTQDHDPILASSWKYASEGSYGRNSYPQPGTTIQQIRNLLGEETFWRAFRGYAERWRFDHPTSEDFFDLMRASGNPLVADLIQKTWYGRGWVDFSVFTAETHRDKGFTGFDDSAKPVNFDPDPKKKEKKKDDKDKGDKGTWQSLVTIGRDGDIEMPATVVLTFKDKTTITRTWDGASGWIKYRATSSSPLVKAEVDPERRTVLDRNPWNNARYTKKYEGPSAAAKGRTYALHLVEILLSTLWGVL encoded by the coding sequence ATGAAACAACTCGCATTCGCCGCCGCCGCGACGCTCGCGCTCGCGCTTCCCGCCACCGCGCTCGAGGCGCCGCGGAAGATCGTCGACTACGACATCAAGGTGTCTCTCGATCCGGAGACGAAGCTCGTCGAGGGATCCGAGACGCTGAAGTGGACGAACCCGTCCGATGGCCCGGTCGGCGAGCTGCGCTTCCACCTCTACTGGAACGCGTTCCGGAACGACCGCTCCACGTTCTTCAAGGAGTCCGGCGGCCAGCTGCGCGGCGACAAGGCCGACACGGGCAAGGGCTGGGGCTACACGGACGTGACGTCGATGAAGTGGGACGGGGCCGAGCTGATCAAGGGAGCCCGTTTCGACAGCCCGGACGACGGCAACCCGGATGACCGGACCGTCCTCGTCGTCCCGCTCCCCCGCCCCGTCGCCCCCGGAGAGACCGCGACGCTCGCGATCGCCTGGAAGGCCAAGGTCCCGAAGGTCTACGCGCGCGCGGGTTTCGTCCGCGACTTCTTCTTCTTCGGGCAGTGGTTCCCGCAAATCGGCGTCTACGAGCCGAAGGGCCGCCGCCGCCGGACCGAGGCCGGCTGGAACTGCCACCAGTACCACGCGAACTCCGAGTTCTACGCGGACTGGGGCGACTGGCGTGTCGCGATCACGCTCCCCGAGAAGTTCGTCGTCGGCTCGGCCGGCGCGCTCGTCTCCGAGAAGAAGGATGGCGGGAAGAAGACGCTCACGTTCGAGCAGAAGGCCGTCCACAACTTCGCCTTCACGGCCGACCCGCGTTACGTCGTCGTCGAGGATGTCTTCGACCCGGCGAAGGACGTCCCGAAGGACGAGCTCGCGCGTGCCGCGAAGACACTCGGTCGCAGCGAAGGCGACCTGCTCGCCGGGTTCCACAAGGTCTCGATCAAGCTCTACCGTCAGCCCGAGCACGGCGCGTTCGACCGGCGGCAGATCGAGGCGCAGAAGTGGGCGCTCGCGTGGACGGGCCTCTGGTGCTTCCCCTACCCGTATGCACAGATCTCCATCATCGACACGCCCGAGGACGGCACGGGGGCGACCGGCATGGAGTACGAGACGATTTACACGACCCTCGCGTTCACCTGGATGGCGCGCTGGCCGTTCAACCGTCTCTATCTCCCGGAGATGGTCACGATCCACGAGTTCACGCACGGCTACTGGATGGGCCTCCTCGCCTCGAACGAGTTCGAGGAGAGCTGGATGGACGAGGGAATCAACACCTTCACGGAGCTCGTGATGGTAGATCGCAAGTACGGCACGTACCTCGCGCTCCCACTCGGGATCGGCGTGACGAACGAGGAGAGCAATCGCACGTCGGCCCTCACGCAAGACCACGATCCAATCCTCGCGAGCTCCTGGAAGTACGCGAGCGAGGGCTCCTACGGCCGCAACTCGTATCCGCAGCCCGGGACGACGATTCAGCAGATCCGGAATCTTCTCGGCGAAGAGACGTTCTGGCGCGCGTTCCGCGGCTACGCGGAGCGCTGGCGCTTCGACCACCCGACGTCCGAGGATTTCTTCGACCTCATGCGCGCGAGCGGAAATCCCCTCGTCGCGGACCTGATCCAGAAGACCTGGTACGGCCGCGGCTGGGTGGACTTTTCGGTTTTCACGGCCGAGACGCATCGGGACAAGGGCTTCACCGGCTTCGACGACTCCGCGAAGCCCGTCAACTTCGACCCCGACCCGAAGAAGAAAGAAAAGAAGAAGGACGACAAGGACAAGGGCGACAAGGGCACGTGGCAGTCGCTCGTCACCATCGGGCGAGACGGCGACATCGAGATGCCGGCCACGGTCGTCCTGACGTTCAAGGACAAGACGACCATCACCCGCACCTGGGACGGCGCGAGCGGGTGGATCAAGTACCGCGCCACGTCCTCGTCGCCGCTCGTGAAGGCCGAGGTAGACCCGGAGCGACGGACCGTCCTCGACCGCAACCCCTGGAACAACGCCCGGTACACGAAGAAGTACGAGGGACCGTCGGCCGCCGCGAAGGGCCGGACCTACGCCCTGCATCTCGTGGAGATCCTGCTTTCCACGCTGTGGGGTGTCCTGTGA
- a CDS encoding homoserine dehydrogenase → MKSDSPAPVRVGLLGYGNVGRAFVRLLASRAPDLASRRGVGLRLVAIGTRRPDDKRDAAPSDVRWTTDLASVATAPDVDLVVELIGGHEPANALIRAALGAGKSVVTANKLLLAKEGTSLQALAREKKAGLGIEAAVAGGIPILRALRESFAGDRIASVSGILNGTCNFILTEMEATGRAYADVLKDAQKLGYAEADPASDVEGEDAAYKLALLARLAFGRDAHVAQIAREGITRLLPCDFLYAKRLGRTPRQLGVARELPSGHLLLSVRTHLVSQASLLAKVTGPFNAIEVKAAAGGSFVFSGRGAGGDPTATAVLADVVELARSKGEPRVPPLGFADLLPCEAASAGEFVSAYSLRFVVRDRSGIIADLARILADHGANIDAVFQEPWPDKDALPFVITLEPVAQSALDAALAKIRGLDFHVEPPLALPLTD, encoded by the coding sequence ATGAAAAGCGATAGTCCGGCGCCCGTCCGCGTGGGTCTCCTCGGCTACGGCAACGTCGGGCGCGCGTTCGTCCGGCTCCTCGCCTCCCGCGCGCCCGATCTCGCGTCGCGCCGCGGCGTCGGTCTCCGTCTCGTCGCCATCGGGACGCGCCGGCCGGACGACAAGCGCGATGCCGCGCCGAGCGACGTGCGCTGGACGACGGACCTCGCGTCGGTCGCGACGGCCCCGGACGTGGACCTCGTCGTCGAGCTGATTGGCGGCCACGAGCCTGCAAACGCGCTCATCCGCGCGGCGCTCGGCGCCGGCAAGAGCGTCGTCACGGCGAACAAGCTCCTCCTCGCGAAGGAGGGGACCTCGCTTCAGGCGCTCGCGCGCGAGAAGAAGGCCGGGCTCGGCATCGAGGCGGCCGTCGCGGGCGGCATCCCGATCCTGCGCGCCCTGCGCGAGAGCTTCGCGGGCGACCGGATCGCCTCCGTGTCGGGGATCCTGAACGGGACCTGCAACTTCATTCTCACGGAGATGGAGGCGACGGGCCGCGCGTACGCCGACGTCCTGAAGGACGCGCAGAAGCTCGGGTACGCCGAGGCCGACCCGGCGAGCGACGTCGAGGGAGAGGACGCGGCTTACAAGCTCGCTCTCCTGGCGCGTCTGGCGTTCGGGCGCGACGCACACGTGGCGCAGATCGCGCGCGAAGGCATCACGCGCCTCCTTCCGTGCGATTTCCTCTACGCGAAGCGCCTGGGCCGCACGCCGCGCCAGCTCGGCGTTGCGCGAGAGCTGCCGTCCGGGCACCTTCTCCTTTCCGTGCGGACGCACCTCGTGTCGCAAGCCTCGCTTCTCGCGAAGGTGACGGGCCCGTTCAACGCGATCGAGGTGAAGGCGGCGGCGGGCGGCTCGTTCGTGTTCTCCGGCCGCGGCGCGGGCGGCGACCCGACGGCGACGGCCGTCCTCGCGGACGTCGTGGAGCTGGCCCGGTCGAAGGGCGAGCCGCGCGTCCCGCCGCTGGGCTTCGCCGACCTTCTCCCGTGCGAGGCGGCCTCGGCGGGGGAGTTCGTCTCGGCCTACTCGCTGCGGTTCGTCGTGCGCGACCGCTCCGGCATCATCGCGGACCTCGCGCGGATCCTCGCGGACCACGGCGCGAACATCGACGCCGTCTTTCAGGAGCCGTGGCCGGACAAGGACGCGCTCCCGTTCGTCATCACGCTCGAGCCGGTCGCGCAGAGCGCGCTCGACGCCGCGCTCGCGAAGATCCGCGGGCTCGACTTCCACGTCGAGCCCCCGCTGGCGCTGCCGCTGACGGACTGA
- a CDS encoding peptidase S10 produces MLSTLALTVLLAQTRAARPEAAPTATPAVASAKADEAAQRDDKKKEEKEEPPVVTKHTLTAGGKTLSYTATTGFMPLKTDAGETEAKVFFMAYTLDRGAAAASKRPLTFSFNGGPGAASVWLHMGALGPKRVKMKDADGMMPAPPYTVVDNEETWLGDTDMVFIDPVGTGYSRPSKPELGKKFWGLDGDIASVGEFIRLYLTRYERWGSPLFLVGESYGTTRAAGLSGYLVDRGIAFNGILLVSSILNFQTARFTRGNDLPYPLFLPTYTATAWYHKKLPADLQGKPLRAVLDEVEAFAGGEYPVALAKGDALAPADRKALAARLARYTGLDAGWIERADERIEIMHFCRELLAAERKNVGRIDSRFTGDNESGIAERPDFDPSIAAIVPPYTAAFNQYVRADLGFKSDLTYYVLGGGIGSPWEFPQNTFADTSGALRSAFAKNPSMRLFVASGHYDLATPHFATRYTLSHMGLTSDQRARITSKEYEAGHMMYLHVGELAKLRRDVAAFFASALGK; encoded by the coding sequence ATGCTGAGCACGCTCGCCCTCACCGTCCTCCTCGCACAGACGCGCGCCGCACGGCCCGAGGCCGCTCCGACCGCGACGCCAGCGGTCGCCTCGGCGAAAGCCGACGAGGCCGCCCAGAGGGACGACAAGAAGAAGGAAGAGAAGGAAGAGCCGCCGGTCGTCACGAAGCACACCCTCACGGCGGGCGGCAAGACGCTGTCGTACACGGCGACGACGGGCTTCATGCCGCTCAAGACGGACGCGGGCGAGACCGAAGCGAAGGTCTTCTTCATGGCGTACACGCTGGACCGCGGCGCCGCCGCCGCGTCGAAGCGGCCGCTCACGTTCTCGTTCAACGGCGGCCCGGGCGCAGCATCCGTGTGGCTGCACATGGGCGCGCTCGGCCCGAAGCGCGTGAAGATGAAGGACGCCGACGGGATGATGCCGGCGCCGCCCTACACCGTCGTCGACAACGAGGAGACCTGGCTCGGCGACACCGACATGGTCTTCATCGACCCCGTCGGGACCGGCTACAGCCGGCCCTCGAAGCCCGAGCTCGGAAAAAAGTTCTGGGGCCTCGACGGCGACATCGCGTCCGTGGGCGAGTTCATCCGCCTCTACCTCACGCGCTACGAGCGCTGGGGCTCGCCGCTCTTCCTCGTCGGCGAGAGCTACGGCACGACGCGCGCCGCGGGCCTCTCGGGCTACCTCGTGGACCGCGGCATCGCGTTCAACGGGATCCTCCTCGTCTCCTCGATCCTGAACTTCCAGACGGCGCGCTTCACGCGCGGCAACGACCTCCCGTACCCGCTGTTCCTGCCGACGTACACGGCGACGGCCTGGTACCACAAGAAGCTTCCCGCCGACCTGCAGGGCAAGCCCCTGCGCGCCGTCCTCGACGAGGTCGAGGCGTTCGCCGGCGGCGAGTATCCCGTCGCGCTCGCGAAGGGCGACGCGCTCGCCCCCGCCGACCGCAAGGCGCTCGCGGCGCGCCTCGCGCGCTACACCGGGCTCGACGCCGGGTGGATCGAGCGGGCGGACGAGCGCATCGAGATCATGCACTTCTGCCGCGAGCTCCTCGCCGCCGAGCGGAAGAACGTCGGCCGCATCGACTCGCGCTTCACGGGCGACAACGAGTCCGGCATCGCCGAGCGCCCGGACTTCGACCCGAGCATCGCTGCCATCGTCCCGCCGTACACCGCCGCCTTCAACCAGTACGTGAGGGCCGACCTCGGCTTCAAGAGCGACCTGACGTACTACGTGCTCGGCGGAGGGATCGGCAGCCCGTGGGAGTTTCCCCAGAACACGTTCGCGGACACGAGCGGCGCCCTGCGTTCGGCGTTCGCGAAGAACCCGTCCATGCGCCTCTTCGTCGCGTCGGGGCACTACGACCTCGCGACGCCGCACTTCGCCACGCGTTACACGCTCTCCCACATGGGCCTGACGTCAGATCAGCGCGCGCGCATTACGTCGAAGGAATACGAGGCCGGCCACATGATGTACCTCCACGTCGGCGAGCTCGCGAAGCTCCGCAGGGACGTCGCGGCGTTCTTCGCGTCCGCGCTCGGGAAGTGA
- a CDS encoding sulfite exporter TauE/SafE family protein: MTGSALALILAFPVGLSLGLLGGGGSILTVPVLVYAAGLDPKLAIPASLLSVGTTSLIAALAHARRKAVAWGSALAFGGSGLVGAFLGARAGRGFSGRTLLVLFSLLMVAAGLLMLRGRRGGGTAHEPRPVLVAPLGAGVGFLTGLLGVGGGFLIVPALVIAAGLAMPLAIGTSLVVIAINSAAGFASHIGEQAVPYGFAAAFTGVCVLGALAGERLGRDLPAARLRKWFGVFVIAVGLALLVKNLAP; the protein is encoded by the coding sequence GTGACGGGCAGCGCGCTCGCGCTCATCCTCGCCTTTCCGGTCGGGTTGTCACTCGGCCTCCTCGGAGGCGGCGGCTCGATCCTGACCGTGCCCGTTCTCGTGTACGCGGCCGGTCTGGACCCGAAGCTCGCGATCCCCGCCTCGCTCCTGAGCGTCGGGACGACGAGCCTCATCGCCGCTCTCGCGCACGCCCGGCGAAAGGCGGTCGCCTGGGGCTCGGCACTTGCGTTCGGCGGAAGCGGCCTCGTCGGCGCCTTTCTCGGCGCGCGCGCCGGCCGGGGGTTCTCCGGACGCACGCTCCTCGTCCTGTTCTCGCTCCTGATGGTCGCCGCGGGCCTTCTCATGCTCCGCGGCCGGCGCGGCGGCGGCACCGCGCACGAGCCGCGCCCCGTCCTCGTCGCCCCGCTCGGCGCGGGCGTCGGATTCCTGACCGGCCTGCTCGGCGTCGGCGGCGGATTTCTCATCGTGCCTGCGCTCGTCATCGCCGCCGGCCTCGCGATGCCGCTCGCCATCGGCACGTCTCTCGTCGTGATTGCGATCAACTCCGCCGCGGGCTTCGCGAGCCACATCGGGGAGCAGGCCGTGCCCTACGGCTTCGCGGCGGCGTTCACGGGCGTCTGCGTCCTCGGCGCGCTCGCCGGCGAGCGCCTCGGGCGCGACCTCCCGGCCGCGAGGCTCCGGAAGTGGTTCGGCGTCTTCGTGATCGCGGTCGGCCTCGCCCTGCTCGTGAAGAACCTCGCACCCTGA